From a single Raphanus sativus cultivar WK10039 chromosome 3, ASM80110v3, whole genome shotgun sequence genomic region:
- the LOC108846142 gene encoding uncharacterized protein LOC108846142 isoform X1, with translation MDEQEFRSRLQLFPVVRSGDYRADLDSSISKQSTSLSVVERDLQSEEVNEWHDATSVADPENLKDRKTNQDTFWDKLKAAAEKKVGKVEAERFCKAFEKLHKKLVCFTPGIIFLRRFLHIGV, from the exons ATGGACGAGCAAGAGTTTCGCAGCCGTCTCCAACTCTTCCCCGTTGTGCGCTCTGGCGACTACCGT GCTGATTTAGATTCATCAATTTCAAAGCAATCAACTTCACTCTCAGTTGTTGAGCGAGATTTACAATCTGAG GAGGTAAATGAATGGCACGATGCAACCAGTGTTGCTGATCCGGAAAACTTAAAAGATCGGAAGACCAATCAAG ATACGTTCTGGGATAAGCTGAAAGCGGCTGCTGAGAAGAAG GTTGGTAAGGTTGAAGCAGAGAGATTTTGCAAGGCTTTCGAGAAACTTCACAAGAAACTTGTATGTTTCACACCAGGCATTATCTTCTTAAGACGTTTTCTGCATATAg GTGTATGA
- the LOC108846142 gene encoding uncharacterized protein LOC108846142 isoform X3: protein MDEQEFRSRLQLFPVVRSGDYRADLDSSISKQSTSLSVVEREEVNEWHDATSVADPENLKDRKTNQDTFWDKLKAAAEKKVGKVEAERFCKAFEKLHKKLVCFTPGIIFLRRFLHIGV, encoded by the exons ATGGACGAGCAAGAGTTTCGCAGCCGTCTCCAACTCTTCCCCGTTGTGCGCTCTGGCGACTACCGT GCTGATTTAGATTCATCAATTTCAAAGCAATCAACTTCACTCTCAGTTGTTGAGCGAG AGGAGGTAAATGAATGGCACGATGCAACCAGTGTTGCTGATCCGGAAAACTTAAAAGATCGGAAGACCAATCAAG ATACGTTCTGGGATAAGCTGAAAGCGGCTGCTGAGAAGAAG GTTGGTAAGGTTGAAGCAGAGAGATTTTGCAAGGCTTTCGAGAAACTTCACAAGAAACTTGTATGTTTCACACCAGGCATTATCTTCTTAAGACGTTTTCTGCATATAg GTGTATGA
- the LOC108847681 gene encoding tubulin beta-6 chain has protein sequence MREILHIQGGQCGNQIGSKFWEVVCDEHGIDPTGRYTGDSDLQLERVNVYYNEASCGRYVPRAILMDLEPGTMDSVRTGPYGQIFRPDNFVFGQSGAGNNWAKGHYTEGAELIDAVLDVVRKEAENCDCLQGFQVCHSLGGGTGSGMGTLLISKIREEYPDRMMLTFSVFPSPKVSDTVVEPYNATLSVHQLVENADECMVLDNEALYDICFRTLKLTTPSFGDLNHLISATMSGVTCCLRFPGQLNSDLRKLAVNLVPFPRLHFFMVGFAPLTSRGSQQYRALTVPELTQQMWDSKNMMCAADPRHGRYLTASAMFRGKMSTKEVDEQMINVQNKNSSYFVEWIPNNVKSSVCDIAPRGLSMASTFVGNSTSIQEMFRRVSEQFTAMFRRKAFLHWYTGEGMDEMEFTEAESNMNDLVSEYQQYQDATADEEGEYEEEEDEEVEYND, from the exons ATGAGGGAGATCCTTCACATTCAAGGTGGACAATGTGGGAACCAGATAGGTTCCAAGTTCTGGGAAGTTGTTTGCGATGAGCACGGGATTGATCCCACTGGCCGTTACACTGGAGACTCTGATCTGCAGCTGGAGAGGGTGAACGTTTACTATAACGAGGCATCGTGTGGAAGATATGTTCCTCGTGCTATTCTCATGGATCTTGAGCCTGGTACTATGGACAGTGTCAGAACTGGACCTTATGGTCAAATCTTCAGGCCTGACAACTTTGTTTTCGGGCAATCCGGTGCTGGTAACAACTGGGCTAAAGGGCATTACACCGAAGGAGCTGAGCTTATTGATGCTGTGCTTGATGTTGTACGCAAGGAGGCTGAGAATTGTGACTGTCTTCAGG GTTTCCAAGTATGTCACTCGCTTGGTGGAGGGACAGGCTCTGGAATGGGAACTCTGCTGATATCTAAGATCAGGGAAGAGTATCCTGATCGAATGATGCTTACTTTCTCTGTCTTCCCATCACCTAAGGTCTCAGACACAGTGGTCGAGCCGTATAATGCTACACTTTCAGTTCATCAGCTGGTTGAAAATGCTGATGAGTGTATGGTTCTGGACAATGAAGCTCTCTACGACATCTGTTTTAGAACACTTAAGCTTACCACTCCTAGCT TTGGTGATCTGAACCATCTGATCTCTGCAACCATGAGTGGAGTTACATGCTGTCTTAGGTTCCCTGGTCAGCTCAACTCTGATCTGAGGAAGCTTGCGGTGAACCTAGTCCCTTTCCCTCGTCTCCACTTCTTCATGGTCGGTTTCGCTCCTCTCACCTCCCGTGGCTCCCAGCAGTACCGGGCACTCACCGTCCCTGAGCTCACCCAACAGATGTGGGATTCAAAGAACATGATGTGCGCAGCAGACCCGCGTCACGGACGGTACTTAACAGCCTCAGCAATGTTCCGCGGCAAAATGAGCACAAAAGAAGTGGACGAGCAGATGATAAACGTGCAGAACAAAAACTCATCCTACTTCGTGGAATGGATACCGAACAACGTGAAGTCAAGCGTCTGCGACATAGCGCCGCGAGGTCTCTCCATGGCGTCGACTTTCGTTGGGAACTCCACGTCGATCCAAGAGATGTTCAGGCGGGTGAGCGAGCAGTTCACAGCCATGTTCAGGAGGAAAGCTTTCTTGCATTGGTATACAGGTGAAGGGATGGACGAGATGGAGTTTACGGAAGCGGAGAGCAACATGAACGATTTGGTGTCGGAGTACCAGCAATACCAAGACGCAACTGCAGATGAAGAAGGGGAGTACGAAGAAGAGGAGGATGAAGAAGTGGAGTATAATGATTGA
- the LOC108846151 gene encoding geranylgeranyl transferase type-2 subunit beta 1, with the protein MGELVADKHVRYIIMAEKKKESFETLVMDHLRMNGAYWGLTTLTLLDKLGSVSVDEVVSWLMTCQHESGGFAGNTGHDPHVLYTLSAVQILALFDKLDILDVGKVKACL; encoded by the exons ATGGGTGAGCTAGTAGCTGACAAGCATGTACGTTACATTATCATGGCAGAAAAG AAGAAAGAGAGTTTTGAGACACTGGTGATGGATCATCTAAGAATGAATGGTGCTTACTGGGGACTCACAACTCTAACCTTACTCGACAAGCTTGGCTCTGTTTCCGTCGATGAAGTGGTTTCATGGCTCATGACGTGCCAGCACGAATCTG GTGGCTTTGCAGGAAACACTGGACATGATCCACATGTTTTATACACACTGAGTGCTGTACAAATATTGGCCCTCTTTGACAAACTAGACATTCTTGACGTTGGAAAAGTCAAAGCATGTCTGTAG
- the LOC108844365 gene encoding protein DGS1, mitochondrial, with protein MDSQPPANGSSPSTIGDLWNRAASLIPTSSSIFPGKFSNLYRQTFTKKRHVSFPLPLPSDFPCSSANISADTSRIYIVLEEIMADVLSNLHDIQKSLEFWQSRAEGSNARKAYFMVFERGPVAFLDESRKLVRKSLGEDSAMQHLSQTSSSHMFDRMRVLMELRSSLASFLAQLYVELDKRGGDLLKNPEKSLPSLLVVIDRLFSNLEGSFSHLHAARESDSSIEGSYSIPLVFDRLSEVNEEGSQWTDCELTDAINLVHKNLEKLNSYLSVMVGKHRKPRRMTLYWVRYTCGAVGLSILSIWLLRHSSLMGSSDIENWNHDAKEATVSFFSDHVEQPLLAIRDELFDTFRKRHKGVMEAEEVQLTQDSLHRMLRNFCEQAKPEKVSDNATDQEMLEVVMHRYEKELVHPIHNLFSGELARGMLIQVQKLKLDIETAMLELEQILRANEINFAILAALPAFFLTLGMLALLRTWVKQDSKAQGRGRIARIHRRLLVVEIEKRIMQYQSYIEQGRDKDAETVFGLLIYSLERLYRVVETPAKTSGEWDLVKQDLIELGRPQQQTSYKLTVTQRLVTVYDCLLPSLKLQ; from the exons ATGGATTCTCAACCTCCGGCGAACGGGTCCTCCCCGTCGACGATCGGAGACCTTTGGAACCGCGCCGCATCCTTGATCCCAACTTCCAGTTCCATCTTCCCCGGAAAATTCTCCAATCTCTATCGCCAAACTTTCACCAAGAAACGACATGTCTCTTTTCCTCTTCCTCTACCGTCCGACTTCCCATGCTCGTCTGC CAACATCTCGGCGGATACGTCTAGGATTTACATTGTGTTGGAGGAGATAATGGCTGACGTTCTCTCCAACTTGCATGATATTCAGAAGAGTTTGGAGTTTTGGCAATCTAGAGCTGAG GGCTCTAATGCTCGGAAAGCTTACTTCATGGTTTTCGAGAGAGGACCTGTAGCTTTCCTTGACGAGAGTAGGAAGCTCGTCCGCAAAAGTCTCGGTGAGGATTCTGCTATGCAGCATCTTTCTCAGACGTCTTCGTCTCATATGTTTGATAGGATGAGGGTTTTGATGGAGTTGAGATCTTCACTCGCTTCCTTTCTTGCTCAG CTTTATGTTGAGTTGGATAAGCGTGGTGGAGATCTTTTGAAGAATCCGGAGAAGTCACTGCCGTCGTTGTTGGTTGTTATTGATCGATTGTTTTCGAATTTGGAGGGTTCTTTCAGCCACTTACACGCTGCCCGTGAG TCTGATTCTTCTATTGAGGGAAGTTACTCAATCCCTCTCGTGTTTGATCGATTGTCTGAGGTTAACGAAGAAGGATCCCAGTGGACTGATTGTGAACTTACAGATGCGATCAATTTGGTTCATAAGAATTTGGAGAAACTTAACTCATACTTATCAGTTATG gtaGGCAAACATCGAAAACCAAGGAGGATGACCCTGTACTGGGTCCGATATACATGTGGTGCAGTTGGGCTTTCTATTTTGTCTATATGGCTACTACGTCATAGTAGTTTGATGGGAAGTTCTGACATCGAGAACTGGAATCATGATGCAAAAGAAGCAACCGTGAGCTTCTTCAGTGATCATGTTGAGCAACcg CTGCTTGCCATTAGGGATGAGCTTTTTGATACTTTCCGGAAAAGACACAAGGGTGTCATGGAGGCTGAAGAAGTGCAGCTAACGCAAGACTCACTGCATAG AATGCTAAGGAATTTCTGCGAGCAGGCTAAACCTGAAAAGGTATCAGATAATGCAACTGATCAGGAGATGCTGGAAGTTGTTATGCACCG GTATGAAAAGGAACTTGTGCACCCTATTCACAACCTCTTTAGCGGAGAGCTTGCCCGTGGCATGCTAATCCAG GTCCAGAAGCTTAAACTGGATATAGAAAC AGCCATGCTTGAACTAGAACAGATACTTCGTGCGAATGAAATAAACTTTGCCATTCTAGCTGCATTACCTGCATTCTTTCTCACCCTTGGTATGCTCGCATTGCTTCGGACATGGGTTAAACAG GATAGCAAAGCTCAAGGACGTGGAAGAATTGCACGTATCCACAGGAGGCTACTTGTCGTTGAAATTGAAAAGAGAATTATGCAGTATCAGAGCTACATTGAACAAGGACGT GATAAGGATGCAGAAACCGTATTTGGTTTGCTAATATACAGCCTTGAGCGTTTGTACCGGGTTGTTGAGACTCCTGCGAAAACAAGCGGCGAGTGGGATCT AGTGAAACAAGATCTGATCGAGTTAGGAAGACCACAACAGCAAACATCGTACAAGCTAACTGTGACACAGCGTCTGGTAACCGTTTACGATTGCTTGCTCCCCTCTCTGAAGCTACAATAA
- the LOC108847818 gene encoding mediator of RNA polymerase II transcription subunit 19a yields the protein MEPERLQFGGPRELCGAVDLISQYKLLQHHEFFCKRSLSASLSDSHYLHDVVGDAEIRKGEGMQLDQLVQNNNTSQIRESNTRIQPFDVDELKEAFQLNDMTPVELPLAEKGAPTIPPKSKRESKDKDRKHKKHKDRDKDKDREHKKHKHRHKDRSKDKDKDKDRDRKKEKNGHHDSGDHSKKHHDKKRKHDGDEDLNDVHRHKKNKHRSSKLDEMGAIRVGG from the exons atggagcCTGAACGTCTCCAATTTGGAG GTCCGAGAGAGTTGTGCGGTGCCGTGGATCTTATATCTCAGTACAAACTACTGCAACACCATGAGTTCTTTTGCAAAAGATCGCTGTCCGCGTCTCTATCGGATTCCCACTATCTTCATGACGTGGTTGGGGACGCTGAGATTAGAAAAGGAGAAGGGATGCAGTTAGACCAGCTTGTTCAGAATAATAATACGTCACAGATCCGGGAGAGTAATACCCGCATCCAGCCTTTTGATGTGGATGAGCTTAAGGAGGCTTTCCAGCTAAATGATATGACTCCTGTTGAATTGCCTCTA gcAGAGAAGGGAGCTCCTACAATTCCACCAAAGTCAAAACGTGAGTCGAAAGATAAGGAcaggaaacataaaaaacacAAGGACAGGGATAAGGACAAAGATAGAGAGCATAAGAAGCACAAGCACAGGCATAAAGACCGAAGCAAAGATAAAGACAAGGACAAGGACCGAGacagaaaaaaggaaaaaaatggcCACCATGATTCGGGTGATCACTCTAAGAAACATCATGATAAG AAAAGGAAACATGATGGGGATGAAGATCTAAATGACGTTCATAGGCACAAGAAAAACAAG CATAGGAGCTCAAAGCTTGATGAGATGGGTGCTATAAGGGTTGGTGGCTAA
- the LOC108847817 gene encoding protein LAS1 — protein sequence MESQEGIEADFESYLNNEHDQQRPSSDGCKQVPWLNWEEWDSVRESLFSSSPDRFAFALQRVETWRSRGSIPGPVDVTCSLLEIQLKDGFIEREEQPADALYSEHLLQMLYTMGILRLVNCLLEKTRKRDEVSIAAAARAIGIPRKLIDLRHEGSHRELPSLLVLRDASYEALEWLKSFYWKPQKAQIPLKRDGTASIRREVKTKLRKLSVCFQLKQNPQYDSPLVKDKCSYKRIRKIVSSLVELYPSFSAEISSVLLEFLLKALDSSKSAELEPGQDIRVFLDVWKPVVMEFSNREPELLLTLLKQVLDMIQNSERRRYETDVSLTDKSAAEEVSQAAGQLPFLFAWLVGLLTVSKHFERNTSLEATPPKTFLMELIRQCLLLGALGHELVSKSALVLGDIAGGRVLKEKLRNLSQVDPSKQSSSTLATTPTTLREQEKILGSAGKRLESVKLQLSKKKGNDETEKANKRWRKAKTWSPCPIGMLPRIIGSSGRLPLLDPPQTISKQAQGNSNLKREAECSTQQLENSALKRARKSTEDLSTDDATLEEVAEIDIEQTDEKTESESLMLEDEEEGIGHLMIGGLWERIKDGEPLRMASLVKICG from the exons ATGGAGTCTCAAGAGGGTATTGAAGCAGACTTCGAATCGTATCTCAACAACGAACATGATCAACAGAGACCATCATCGGACGGCTGCAAACAAGTGCCGTGGCTGAACTGGGAAGAGTGGGACTCCGTCAGAgagtctctcttctcttcctctcctgATAGATTCGCTTTCGCCCTGCAAAGG GTTGAGACATGGAGAAGTAGAGGGTCTATTCCAGGGCCTGTGGATGTTACTTGTTCCCTTCTTGAAATTCAGCTCAAAGATGGCTTTATTGA gcgAGAGGAACAACCAGCAGATGCATTGTATTCAGAGCATTTACTTCAGATGCTGTACACCATGGGAATACTCAG GCTTGTGAACTGTCTCTTAgagaagacaaggaagagagaTGAAGTTTCAATTGCGGCTGCAGCTAGAGCAATTGGTATCCCTCGTAAATTGATCGATCTTCGTCATG AGGGTTCTCACCGTGAGCTCCCTTCTCTCCTTGTGCTTCGAGATGCTTCATATGAG GCACTTGAATGGTTGAAATCTTTTTACTGGAAGCCTCAAAAGGCACAAATCCCATTGAAGAGAGATGGAACGGCTAGCATCAGAAGAGAAGTCAAAACCAAACTCAGGAAACTTTCTGTCTGCTTCCAACTTAAACAGAATCCTCAATATGACTCCCCGTTGGTCAAAGATAAAT GTTCTTATAAAAGGATAAGGAAGATTGTGAGCAGCCTTGTTGAGCTATACCCTTCTTTCTCGGCAGAGATCTCATCGGTGCTGCTTGAGTTCCTACTCAAGGCCTTGGATTCTTCAAAGTCGGCAGAACTGGAGCCTGGCCAAGATATCAGGGTCTTTCTAGACGTGTGGAAACCTGTGGTCATGGAGTTCTCAAACAGAGAACCTGAGTTACTTTTGACTCTACTCAAGCAAGTTCTTGATATGATTCAAAATAGTGAACGGAGAAGATATGAAACGG ATGTGAGTCTTACGGATAAGTCAGCAGCAGAAGAAGTTTCTCAAGCTGCTGGGCAGCTCCCTTTCTTGTTTGCATGGCTTGTGGGTCTTCTCACTGTGTCAAAGCATTTTGAGAGGAACACTTCTCTTGAAGCGACACCTCCAAAGACGTTCCTTATGGAACTTATACGTCAGTGTCTGCTACTGGGAGCCTTGGGACATGAGCTGGTTTCGAAATCAGCTCTTGTGCTTGGGGATATTGCGGGAGGGCGTGTCTTGAAGGAGAAGCTCAGAAACCTCTCTCAGGTGGATCCATCAAAACAGAGTTCTTCCACTCTAGCAACAACTCCTACGACGCTCCGTGAGCAAGAGAAGATTCTCGGAAGTGCAGGCAAGAGACTTGAGTCTGTAAAACTTCAACTCTCAAAGAAGAAAGGAAATGATGAGACAGAGAAAGCTAATAAGAGATGGAGAAAGGCGAAAACATGGAGCCCTTGTCCAATTGGTATGTTGCCTCGGATCATTGGATCTTCTGGACGTTTACCTCTTCTGGACCCTCCTCAGACGATCTCAAAACAAGCACAAGGTAACAGCAACCTCAAGAGAGAAGCCGAGTGCAGTACTCAGCAACTGGAGAACTCGGCATTGAAGAGAGCAAGGAAGAGTACAGAAGATCTCAGCACAGATGACGCGACACTTGAGGAAGTAGCTGAGATTGATATAGAACAGACAGATGAGAAAACTGAAAGTGAATCACTGATGTTGGAGGATGAAGAGGAAGGCATAGGCCACCTTATGATAGGTGGCTTGTGGGAAAGAATAAAAGATGGAGAGCCACTGAGGATGGCTTCTTTAGTCAAAATCTGTGGTTGA
- the LOC108846142 gene encoding uncharacterized protein LOC108846142 isoform X2, with translation MDEQEFRSRLQLFPVVRSGDYRADLDSSISKQSTSLSVVERDLQSEEVNEWHDATSVADPENLKDRKTNQDTFWDKLKAAAEKKVGKVEAERFCKAFEKLHKKLVYEELDPEAAKRYLLNS, from the exons ATGGACGAGCAAGAGTTTCGCAGCCGTCTCCAACTCTTCCCCGTTGTGCGCTCTGGCGACTACCGT GCTGATTTAGATTCATCAATTTCAAAGCAATCAACTTCACTCTCAGTTGTTGAGCGAGATTTACAATCTGAG GAGGTAAATGAATGGCACGATGCAACCAGTGTTGCTGATCCGGAAAACTTAAAAGATCGGAAGACCAATCAAG ATACGTTCTGGGATAAGCTGAAAGCGGCTGCTGAGAAGAAG GTTGGTAAGGTTGAAGCAGAGAGATTTTGCAAGGCTTTCGAGAAACTTCACAAGAAACTT GTGTATGAAGAGCTGGATCCAGAAGCTGCAAAGCGATACTTATTAAACTCTTAA
- the LOC108845634 gene encoding uncharacterized protein LOC108845634, whose amino-acid sequence MAIMMVLAQHKKNVLHLLLLLFFFMSIITLLFLVSETKHSLTTFRQSYTNVPPFTFLIKVLTFNRLHSLSRCLRSLSAAEYGVAGHTGRVHLHVYIDHFSLASNNTSVEDNLRTTKEILDFVDKFEWRYGEKLVHYRTGNAGLQGQWLEAWWPSSDHEFAFVVEDDLEVSPLYYGFLERVIRDYYYDASNFNPYIYGASLQRQWLVPGVDGNKLQVDPKTNVYLYQLVGTWGQLLFPKPWKEFRLWYDEHKSKDKKPYLDGMVTDRWYRKLQERIWTPWFIKFVHSRGYFNIYTNFPNESALSVSHRDAGVNYRETVGPDSQLLNQSFIGSDFLKLQPLSKLKWYDYCFSEVVPGRVVRSMNELGAILPSVQRDRTIVLVSLFAADEMFVRNLLCHFEKINTRNHIFIGPRSEFLYDLSRRGHPVIDADMFIKSDSVKEALSSAYVVMKCSELGYSTWVFSSNVLLVDEGLLLDRIRSEYDLYIGESSGVLIVQSSSATQKLWSNELMPSIISYATKNPSPKQGVDFIRLVKEIVEQKGKMVKLKTVETMTIAENTNASSVNQSLGDGKPVVYWSPEVGSNTIQTKLAELNLWLVDDDLSCKAVTCHSL is encoded by the exons ATGGCGATCATGATGGTACTCGCCCAGCACAAGAAGAACGTACTtcatctccttctcctcctcttcttcttcatgtccATCATCACTCTCCTCTTCCTCGTCTCCGAGACCAAGCACTCTCTCACTACTTTCCGACAGAGCTACACCAACGTCCCACCTTTCACTTtcctcatcaaagtcctcaccTTTAACCGCCTCCACTCTCTCTCCCGCTGTCTCCGATCTCTCTCCGCCGCGGAATACGGCGTCGCAGGCCACACAGGACGCGTTCACCTCCACGTATATATAGATCATTTCTCACTAGCCTCGAATAATACATCGGTGGAAGATAACTTGAGGACCACGAAAGAGATCCTGGACTTCGTGGACAAGTTCGAGTGGAGATATGGGGAGAAACTGGTTCACTATCGGACCGGTAACGCCGGTTTGCAGGGTCAGTGGCTGGAGGCCTGGTGGCCGAGCTCAGATCACGAGTTTGCGTTCGTGGTTGAAGATGACCTTGAGGTTTCTCCGCTTTACTACGGGTTTCTTGAACGTGTGATTCGTGACTACTACTATGATGCTTCTAACTTCAACCCTTATATCTATGGAGCTTCGCTTCAGAGACAATGGCTCGTTCCAG GTGTAGATGGAAATAAACTACAAGTAGATCCCAAAACGAATGTTTACTTGTACCAGTTGGTGGGAACTTGGGGACAGCTTCTCTTCCCAAAGCCATGGAAAGAGTTCAGACTATGGTACGACGAGCACAAATCAAAGGACAAGAAGCCTTACCTTGATGGCATG GTGACAGATAGATGGTACAGGAAGTTACAAGAACGAATATGGACACCTTGGTTCATAAAGTTCGTTCACTCACGTGGCTACTTCAACATCTATACCAATTTCCCTAACGAGAGTGCTCTAAGCGTCTCTCACAGGGATGCTGGTGTTAACTATAGAGAAACCGTTGGACCAGACTCTCAGTTACTGAACCAAAGCTTCATCGGTTCTGATTTTCTGAAACTCCAACCTTTGAGCAAGCTTAAGTGGTACGACTACTGTTTCAGTGAAGTTGTTCCCGGTAGAGTTGTGAGGAGCATGAATGAACTTGGGGCCATTCTTCCTTCTGTTCAGAGAGATAGAACCATAGTTCTGGTCAGTCTATTCGCTGCAGACGAGATGTTTGTCAGGAACTTACTCTGCCATTTCGAGAAGATTAATACCCGGAACCACATTTTTATAGGTCCTAGATCAGAGTTCCTCTATGATCTTTCAAGAAGGGGACATCCTGTGATCGATGCGGATATGTTTATCAAAAGCGACTCGGTCAAGGAGGCTCTGAGCAGTGCTTACGTTGTTATGAAATGCTCGGAGCTAGGATACAGCACATGGGTGTTTTCAAGCAATGTGCTTTTGGTGGATGAAGGTCTACTACTTGACAGAATCAGATCAGAGTACGACTTATATATAGGAGAAAGCTCTGGAGTTTTGATTGTGCAATCTTCATCGGCCACTCAAAAGCTATGGAGCAATGAGCTTATGCCTAGCATTATATCCTATGCAACTAAGAATCCATCCCCAAAACAAGGTGTAGATTTTATTCGTCTAGTGAAAGAGATAGTGGAGCAAAAGGGAAAGATGGTTAAACTTAAGACTGTAGAGACGATGACTATTGCAGAGAATACCAATGCGAGCAGCGTAAACCAATCGTTGGGAGATGGCAAACCGGTGGTATATTGGTCACCCGAGGTTGGTTCAAATACCATTCAGACAAAGCTTGCTGAATTGAACTTGTGGCTCGTTGATGATGATCTCTCATGCAAGGCTGTGACCTGTCATAGCTTATAA
- the LOC108846157 gene encoding CLAVATA3/ESR (CLE)-related protein 22-like translates to MRNYYSRRKSREHITTVALIILLLLFLFLYAKASSSSSTAGIHHHSTHGSLKKPRVLDPKPHGLNVNAASRGSRVYTNEGGENVFEDGKRRVFTGPNPLHNR, encoded by the coding sequence ATGAGAAATTACTACTCCAGAAGAAAATCTAGGGAACACATCACTACTGTTGCTCTTATCatccttcttcttttgtttctgtttctttaCGCTAAAGCTTCATCGTCCTCCTCTACTGCTGGTATTCATCATCACTCTACTCATGGAAGCTTGAAGAAACCTAGAGTTTTGGATCCAAAGCCTCATGGTCTTAATGTCAATGCTGCGTCAAGAGGATCAAGAGTATATACAAATGAAGGTGGTGAGAATGTTTTTGAAGATGGAAAGAGAAGGGTCTTCACAGGTCCTAATCCTTTGCACAAtcgttaa